DNA from Brassica napus cultivar Da-Ae chromosome C4, Da-Ae, whole genome shotgun sequence:
ACAGTCAAAGCCTCCATGTGTTCGGTCACAAGAGCAAAAGCTGTAGGAAGTCAATCCACTAGCGTCAAAAGCATATCTGCAATTCCCATGAGAGGAACACCTTCTCGGGCACCTTTCAAGAGAAAGAGACACCAGAGTAGGTGGACCTTTATAACCTCTGTCAGCAGTAGACTCACTGAGCTGCCTCAACCCCAACGACCATGTTCCTTCTCTCGCATACAAGACATAGAAATCAACTTTTTCTCGGCTAGAGTTATACAGCGAGAAGAACATTGACCGGCTGGCACTCGTCTGATTCGCATAATAATAATCCCTATCTTCAACAGTTGGCAACCCACCAAATCTAAGATACACTTCATACCGTTTCGCCGAATCTGATGCCAACCTGAAGTGAATATGCCCACCAGCACCTCCCTGAGGGATGTTCATGAGAAAATAAGTCCACGTGCTTGTGTCCAAAGGAAGTGAGGAAACGTTGCTGAGAATAGGCTCAAGAGGGAAGTCTGTGGTCGAATCCGAAGGCGAAGAAGCGTCTTCCACAGGCAAATAATATGATTCAAAAGGTGTCAACCATCCTCTCCTCATAACCGCCTGAAGCATGTAGATCTGCTGACCACAGTTTGGTCCTGCTTTCCCTACAGGACATCCTAGCACTTTAACGTTCAATGAGAAGCAGACCTTAGAGCTAGAATCTGATGTGCCCTGTACGAGACGATTCTCCCTTCCAGAGAAGCTAGCAACGATGTACCAACGACCGACTTTGGGTTTGTTAATAACCAAAGGAGCTTTGTGTATATCGCCGGCGTAGTCATGTAGAGTCTCTGAGGCAATAGCTCCAAAGCGAGCGTAGCACATGAGGTAGCTTTCGTTTGAATCTACTTTCACGCTGGACGCCGTTATAACTAACTGTTCAGATATTCCGTCTACATCTAAGGCGTATGTCTTTGTTTCGACACCGGTTAGGCAAGAGTTGGGAGAGGAGTCAGAGCAGGAAACAACGCTTCCTGTCTGGTTGTCGAAGCGAGAACAAGAAAGAGGGTAGATGGTTTGGTTGCAGGAAGGTCCCCACATGGTAGCGGTTTTACAGCCTTCCACAGTAATGTTGGCGCTGAATGAAAACGCAGAGGAGCTAACAATCTGTGGAAGTATTAGAGTATGCATTAGAGATATGAACTCTTAAAGAGTGTAACCAAACGAAATAATCAAACTATAATTAAAGAGTGTAACCAAAACTATAATCAAACCAAAACTCTTAAAGATATGAACTACTTATACCATTTTCCCTTGAGTCCTAGTAACTCCAATTCCGTTAAAAAGACCAACATACCAAGCTCCAGGAGATATCTGTAAGCAATAACATGAAACAAGAGTTTCTTAAAATGTCCTAACACACGAATTTTTATTGGGTAATATCAAAAGCCTACCTGTTCATTGGTCAATCTCAAGGAAATGTTCTTCTGCATAGGGTAACACTGTTCTGCAATCTCAATATCTTGAGCTCCTTCAAAAGAACCATTGAATAACCTTCCTAGCTctacaaaacatcaaaaataaaaacactttcttaacTCCTTAAAAATAGTAAGTTAAGTTGATCTCTTTTTAAGTAACCAGACAAAGAAGCATAACTACATGTACCTAAACCCTTGAGAGCGTTGGTTGATGCATCAGGCAGAGGAGGACTACCGTCTCTGAAGCATATAACAGGAAGA
Protein-coding regions in this window:
- the LOC106450923 gene encoding uncharacterized protein LOC106450923, encoding MAKISILGLTALLVFFSWAVSICDSLQESVIDEDNSGSFFTVSSFRYPKSQVRPYDTRYIRVDLPPWFSSLNVAMESDVGISAKSVSKISKSLLPVICFRDGSPPLPDASTNALKGLELGRLFNGSFEGAQDIEIAEQCYPMQKNISLRLTNEQISPGAWYVGLFNGIGVTRTQGKMIVSSSAFSFSANITVEGCKTATMWGPSCNQTIYPLSCSRFDNQTGSVVSCSDSSPNSCLTGVETKTYALDVDGISEQLVITASSVKVDSNESYLMCYARFGAIASETLHDYAGDIHKAPLVINKPKVGRWYIVASFSGRENRLVQGTSDSSSKVCFSLNVKVLGCPVGKAGPNCGQQIYMLQAVMRRGWLTPFESYYLPVEDASSPSDSTTDFPLEPILSNVSSLPLDTSTWTYFLMNIPQGGAGGHIHFRLASDSAKRYEVYLRFGGLPTVEDRDYYYANQTSASRSMFFSLYNSSREKVDFYVLYAREGTWSLGLRQLSESTADRGYKGPPTLVSLSLERCPRRCSSHGNCRYAFDASGLTSYSFCSCDRTHGGFDCSIEVVSQQGHIIQSIALIASNAAALLPAYWALRQREYPEWVLFTSSGISSALYHACDVGTWCVLTYNVLQFMDFWLSFMAVIGTFVYLSTADESVKRTIHTVVAILTALLALTKATRASNVIIVLAIGSVGLLIGFLVEFITKYRSYCGSAGFSMNMLDRPRAVKEWFSRLIKTLKKRFHWGFMAAGLVAFTMAAISFKVETSSSYWIWHSIWHFTIYTSSFFFLCSKIAIVNNENQTLQGADNYELTRQDSLPRN